A single Phragmites australis chromosome 4, lpPhrAust1.1, whole genome shotgun sequence DNA region contains:
- the LOC133916489 gene encoding uncharacterized protein LOC133916489 isoform X2, with amino-acid sequence MGLFGKNTSKQTAKLKSLVKLAAARLAVVRRPRLGRRSIARRDVGQLLAIGHLDRALLRAEQVIEEDNMLEVLDIIELYCKILIEQAAQLEKPKECSEEIKEAAAGLMFASARCGELPELLDARAILADKFGKDFGMAAKEGSHGVVDPTLVWKLSGKRASLEQKRRLAKEIAAENDILLDFPESPIEIHQGKQSEQTKNAPVKEFVEQSEVKADRHEGRQKIVDDNKNPSLTQLRVEERVLRESKKYLDARMAAEAAFESASFAAMAARAAVELSRLESQGKGSRGGGYDKVHPVQNSAPQKSPSPSPSWSDMSTVTSVGSGAAHKGKSVVFDQSDEEEDEVQEDVVWPPQQRRAPYRRAVSMMGTGRGGAWHGEAGRISAAGTRPFQDDGARDNNPLHAQSPHRRHATEFGGGNAHALDESLAQCGQYATPPYRRNPTANTGANGGAYESSAYVHPPYSRIVSALERSNEHIARHEEVRTIGTDARVIQERVYGAAPGQGHGPLNPERRAISVRTRR; translated from the exons ATGGGTCTCTTCGGCAAGAACACCTCCAAGCAGACCGCCAAGCTCAAGTCCCTGGTCAagctcgccgccgcgcgccTCGCCGTCGTCCGCCGCCCTCGCCTCGGCCGCCGGTCCATCGCCCGCAGGGACGTCGGACAGCTCCTCGCCATCGGTCACCTCGACCGCGCTCTGCTCCGC GCGGAGCAAGTGATAGAGGAGGACAACATGCTGGAGGTGCTCGACATCATAGAGCTCTACTGCAAAATCCTCATCGAGCAGGCTGCGCAGCTGGAGAAGCCCAA GGAATGCAGCGAGGAGAtcaaggaggcggcggcggggctgaTGTTCGCGTCGGCGCGGTGCGGCGAGCTGCCGGAGCTGCTGGACGCGCGCGCCATCCTGGCGGACAAGTTCGGCAAGGACTTCGGCATGGCGGCAAAGGAGGGCTCGCATGGCGTCGTCGACCCGACG TTGGTTTGGAAGTTGTCGGGCAAGAGGGCGAGCCTGGAGCAGAAGAGGAGGTTGGCCAAGGAGATCGCTGCCGAGAACGATATCTTGCTGGACTTCCCTGAGAGCCCAATTGAGATTCACCAG GGCAAACAAAGCGAGCAAACCAAGAACGCGCCAGTCAAAGAATTTGTCGAACAGAGTGAGGTCAAGGCAGATCGTCATGAG GGGAGGCAGAAAATTGTTGATGATAACAAGAACCCCAGCCTTACTCAGCTGAGAGTAGAAGAGAGAGTGTTGAGGGAATCCAAGAAGTACCTCGACGCCAggatggcggcggaggcggccttCGAGTCGGCGTCGTTCGCCGCGATGGCCGCTCGGGCTGCCGTGGAGCTGTCTCGGTTGGAGTCCCAGGGGAAGGGATCGAGAGGCGGTGGCTACGACAAGGTGCATCCCGTGCAGAACTCGGCACCCCAGAAGtctccgtcgccgtcgccgtcgtggaGCGACATGAGCACGGTGACCTCGGTCGGGTCGGGCGCGGCGCACAAGGGGAAGAGCGTCGTGTTCGACCAGAGcgacgaggaagaagacgaggtACAAGAGGACGTCGTCTGGCCGCCGCAGCAGCGCCGCGCCCCCTACAGGAGGGCGGTCTCCATGATGGGCaccggccgcggcggcgcgtGGCACGGAGAGGCCGGCAGGATCAGTGCCGCCGGCACACGGCCGTTCCAGGACGACGGCGCGCGCGACAACAATCCGCTGCACGCGCAGTCACCGCACAGGAGGCACGCCACAGAGTTCGGCGGCGGCAACGCGCACGCGCTTGACGAGTCCCTGGCGCAGTGCGGCCAGTACGCGACCCCGCCGTACCGGAGGAACCCGACGGCCAACACAGGAGCCAACGGCGGCGCGTACGAGAGCTCGGCGTACGTGCACCCGCCGTACTCGAGGATCGTGTCCGCGCTGGAACGCAGCAACGAGCACATCGCGCGGCACGAGGAGGTGCGTACGATCGGCACGGACGCGCGGGTGATCCAGGAGAGGGTGTACGGCGCCGCGCCCGGACAGGGGCACGGACCGCTGAACCCGGAGAGGAGGGCCATCTCGGTGCGCACGAGGAGATGA
- the LOC133916489 gene encoding uncharacterized protein LOC133916489 isoform X1, protein MGLFGKNTSKQTAKLKSLVKLAAARLAVVRRPRLGRRSIARRDVGQLLAIGHLDRALLRAEQVIEEDNMLEVLDIIELYCKILIEQAAQLEKPKECSEEIKEAAAGLMFASARCGELPELLDARAILADKFGKDFGMAAKEGSHGVVDPTLVWKLSGKRASLEQKRRLAKEIAAENDILLDFPESPIEIHQGKQSEQTKNAPVKEFVEQSEVKADRHEVQGRQKIVDDNKNPSLTQLRVEERVLRESKKYLDARMAAEAAFESASFAAMAARAAVELSRLESQGKGSRGGGYDKVHPVQNSAPQKSPSPSPSWSDMSTVTSVGSGAAHKGKSVVFDQSDEEEDEVQEDVVWPPQQRRAPYRRAVSMMGTGRGGAWHGEAGRISAAGTRPFQDDGARDNNPLHAQSPHRRHATEFGGGNAHALDESLAQCGQYATPPYRRNPTANTGANGGAYESSAYVHPPYSRIVSALERSNEHIARHEEVRTIGTDARVIQERVYGAAPGQGHGPLNPERRAISVRTRR, encoded by the exons ATGGGTCTCTTCGGCAAGAACACCTCCAAGCAGACCGCCAAGCTCAAGTCCCTGGTCAagctcgccgccgcgcgccTCGCCGTCGTCCGCCGCCCTCGCCTCGGCCGCCGGTCCATCGCCCGCAGGGACGTCGGACAGCTCCTCGCCATCGGTCACCTCGACCGCGCTCTGCTCCGC GCGGAGCAAGTGATAGAGGAGGACAACATGCTGGAGGTGCTCGACATCATAGAGCTCTACTGCAAAATCCTCATCGAGCAGGCTGCGCAGCTGGAGAAGCCCAA GGAATGCAGCGAGGAGAtcaaggaggcggcggcggggctgaTGTTCGCGTCGGCGCGGTGCGGCGAGCTGCCGGAGCTGCTGGACGCGCGCGCCATCCTGGCGGACAAGTTCGGCAAGGACTTCGGCATGGCGGCAAAGGAGGGCTCGCATGGCGTCGTCGACCCGACG TTGGTTTGGAAGTTGTCGGGCAAGAGGGCGAGCCTGGAGCAGAAGAGGAGGTTGGCCAAGGAGATCGCTGCCGAGAACGATATCTTGCTGGACTTCCCTGAGAGCCCAATTGAGATTCACCAG GGCAAACAAAGCGAGCAAACCAAGAACGCGCCAGTCAAAGAATTTGTCGAACAGAGTGAGGTCAAGGCAGATCGTCATGAG GTGCAGGGGAGGCAGAAAATTGTTGATGATAACAAGAACCCCAGCCTTACTCAGCTGAGAGTAGAAGAGAGAGTGTTGAGGGAATCCAAGAAGTACCTCGACGCCAggatggcggcggaggcggccttCGAGTCGGCGTCGTTCGCCGCGATGGCCGCTCGGGCTGCCGTGGAGCTGTCTCGGTTGGAGTCCCAGGGGAAGGGATCGAGAGGCGGTGGCTACGACAAGGTGCATCCCGTGCAGAACTCGGCACCCCAGAAGtctccgtcgccgtcgccgtcgtggaGCGACATGAGCACGGTGACCTCGGTCGGGTCGGGCGCGGCGCACAAGGGGAAGAGCGTCGTGTTCGACCAGAGcgacgaggaagaagacgaggtACAAGAGGACGTCGTCTGGCCGCCGCAGCAGCGCCGCGCCCCCTACAGGAGGGCGGTCTCCATGATGGGCaccggccgcggcggcgcgtGGCACGGAGAGGCCGGCAGGATCAGTGCCGCCGGCACACGGCCGTTCCAGGACGACGGCGCGCGCGACAACAATCCGCTGCACGCGCAGTCACCGCACAGGAGGCACGCCACAGAGTTCGGCGGCGGCAACGCGCACGCGCTTGACGAGTCCCTGGCGCAGTGCGGCCAGTACGCGACCCCGCCGTACCGGAGGAACCCGACGGCCAACACAGGAGCCAACGGCGGCGCGTACGAGAGCTCGGCGTACGTGCACCCGCCGTACTCGAGGATCGTGTCCGCGCTGGAACGCAGCAACGAGCACATCGCGCGGCACGAGGAGGTGCGTACGATCGGCACGGACGCGCGGGTGATCCAGGAGAGGGTGTACGGCGCCGCGCCCGGACAGGGGCACGGACCGCTGAACCCGGAGAGGAGGGCCATCTCGGTGCGCACGAGGAGATGA